In Populus alba chromosome 1, ASM523922v2, whole genome shotgun sequence, a single window of DNA contains:
- the LOC118040172 gene encoding peroxisome biogenesis protein 5: MAMRELVTGAAACAVPGSSSSSSNPLGTLANALIGSSSKPLERLKEIPTSTTTATEPPLYQDATAEDRLRGLPGADFDHSFSQHPTSQGSEFLRRFRTADQNGVANAWDKIQRSGPPPPPALLDHGLPPPQLQPTLDGPPQRVLSNFLHSFVGSSHGGIPFRPAPLPALGLSEGDKQCIRDRSSIMARHFFADKSEDFINTQVNALLSSLDIDGDARVKGPLPGRFQELEDYWNESQAARRSGPPQADGWVTEFRQHRIDHCDPNVWAHSFEQQHGSNGWASEFEQEKLISAADQMGGANISNFPTMEQTRMLAHTLAQNNDPKFQNSKFLQFVSKMSRSELIIDDNQVKPAAFSSPGDWATEYQQQYSGGHWADEYARDQLSHGPDQWVNEFAAEREQSGPVDDKWVNEFSKLHVDDWADEFGRQVGEGAFGESSTDNWADTYDEYLNEQVVAKQKPDASRSVYVFTDMNPYVGHPNPLKEGQELFRKGLLSEAVLALEAEVLKNSDNTEGWRLLGIAHAENDDDQQAIAAMMRAHEADPTNLEVLLALSVSHTNEFEQAAALKYLYGWLQHHQKYRTLATPELSDSLYYANVTRLFNEAAQMAPEDADVHIVLGVLYNLSREYDKAIAFFQTALKLKPQDYSLWNKLGATQANSVQSADAILAYQQALDLKPNYVRAWANMGISYANQGMYEDSIRYYVRALAMNPKADNAWQYLRISLSCASRNDMLEACDSRNLDALQKEFPL; this comes from the exons atggcGATGCGAGAGCTTGTAACAGGAGCAGCAGCCTGTGCTGTTCCaggttcttcttcttcatcatctaaTCCTCTCGGTACTCTCGCCAACGCTCTTATCGGTTCCTCTTCCAAGCCTCTG gaaaGGCTAAAGGAAATTCCAACCTCTACAACCACAGCTACAGAGCCTCCGTTGTACCAGGATGCCACTGCTGAGGACCGCTTGAGAGGACTCCCGGGAGCTGACTTTGATCACTCCTTTTCTCAGCATCCTACTTCTCag ggttcaGAATTTCTTCGCCGCTTCCGCACTGCTGATCAGAATGGGGTTGCCAATGCCTGGGATAAGATTCAGCGCTCtggtcctcctcctcctcctgctcTATTGGATCACGGCCTACCTCCTCCTCAGCTTCAACCAACTTTGGACG GACCACCCCAAAGAGTGTTGTCAAACTTTTTGCACTCCTTTGTGGGCAGTAGCCATGGTGGAATTCCATTTCGTCCTGCTCCACTACCTGCATTAGGATTGTCTGAAGGTGACAAACAATGCATACGTGACCGTAGCAGCATAATGGCTCGGCATTTTTTTGCCGACAAGAGTGAAGATTTTATCAATACACAG GTGAATGCACTTTTGTCTTCGTTAGATATTGATGGTGATGCGCGGGTTAAGGGACCTTTACCTGGTAGGTTCCAAGAGCTAGAGGATTACTGGAACGAGTCTCAAGCTGCTCGGAGATCTGGTCCTCCTCAAGCTGATGGATGGGTTACTGAATTTAGGCAACACAGAATAGACCATTGTGATCCTAATGTTTGGGCTCACTCATTTGAACAGCAGCATGGTTCAAATGGTTGGGCCTCTGAGTTTGAGCAG GAAAAGTTGATCTCAGCAGCAGATCAAATGGGAGGTGCAAATATCTCAAACTTTCCTACAATGGAACAGACTCGAATGCTTGCACACACACTAGCTCAGAACAATGACCCCAAATTTCAG AATTCTAAGTTTCTTCAATTCGTCTCAAAGATGAGTCGCAGCGAACTTATTATTGATGACAATCAAGTCAAGCCAGCTGCGTTCTCTTCACCAGGGGATTGGGCAACGGAATATCAGCAACAATATTCTGGGGGTCATTGGGCTGATGAATATGCACGTGATCAG CTTTCTCATGGACCTGATCAATGGGTGAATGAGTTTGCTGCTGAAAGAGAGCAAAGTGGGCCTGTTGATGATAAGTGGGtaaatgaattttcaaagttgcaTGTTGATGACTGGGCAGATGAATTTGGACGACAGGTTGGTGAAGGGGCTTTTGGGGAGAGTTCAACTGATAATTGGGCAGATACTTATGATGA GTACCTAAATGAGCAAGTAGTTGCCAAGCAGAAGCCAGATGCTTCAAGGAGTGTCTATGTGTTTACAGACATGAATCCTTATGTCGGTCACCCGAATCCTTTGAAAGAAGGCCAGGAGCTATTCCGCAAGGGGCTTTTGAGTGAAGCTGTGCTTGCTTTAGAGGCTGAAGTTTTGAAAAACTCAGATAACACTGAAGGTTGGAGGTTGCTTGGAATAGCACATGCAGAGAATGATGATGATCAACAG gCGATTGCAGCCATGATGCGCGCGCATGAAGCTGATCCTACAAATCTTGAAGTGCTTCTTGCTCTCAGTGTGAGCCATACAAATG AGTTTGAGCAGGCAGCTGCattgaaatatttatatggATGGCTACAACATCATCAAAAGTACAGAACACTTGCCACTCCAGAGCTTTCTGATTCTTTGTATTATGCTAAT GTTACTAGATTATTCAATGAAGCTGCTCAGATGGCACCTGAGGATGCTGACGTGCACATAGTACTTGGTGTCCTGTACAATTTGTCCCGGGAATATGACAAAGCCATTGCTTTTTTCCAGACAGCTTTGAAACTCAAGCCTCAGGATTACTCTCTTTGGAACAAGCTTGGTGCAACACAAGCCAATAGTGTTCAGAGTGCTGATGCAATATTGGCATATCAGCAG GCACTTGATCTGAAGCCTAACTATGTTCGAGCATGGGCAAACATGGGAATCAGTTATGCCAACCAG GGTATGTATGAGGATTCCATCCGATACTATGTTCGGGCACTTGCCATGAATCCCAAGGCAGATAATGCTTGGCAATATTTGAGGATTTCTTTAAG TTGTGCTTCTAGGAACGACATGCTGGAAGCTTGTGATTCTCGAAATCTTGATGCTCTACAGAAGGAGTTCccactataa